The genomic stretch AAAGGGAATTCAGACTCTTGCTTCTCCAAGTCACTCATTCCGCTTCTCTCCAGGAAGGGCTGGAATATCTTCAGGATGAGCATAAGGATTCCCACTGCCGGAATATTCGGAATACCTTCCTTGATTTCTCAGAGAGACTCTATAGGTAGAAAAGCTCATTGTTAGAGATTAAATTCTTTTATAGAGATGAAAGACGAGTAACGGCGTTAAGGCTTCGTCTATAAATTCCTCCCACAGGGATCTAGGTACATCTAGAATTGAATAAAACCCATTTTATATTTCGTATTACTTTATATTGTATACATAACACACACCTAAAACCAGACTAAAAATCCGCGTTCTGTCACAAGACTGCTAACATACTCTGAGCCTCTAACACATGGCTCATGTCCTCCCTCCAAGTATCTTCATCTGTCCTCATCTTTGTGAGGCTGACACTCCTGACCCACCATTAGTGCAGTGCACATATCCACCGGTTTCCGAATTGGCCCTAGTTCGTTATTTCTTGTGAACAAAGATTCACATTCATGTGATGCTTCACTGGGAATTCAAGGCCAAGGAGTAAAAAAAATGACTCTTTAGAGCTTAAACTATGACCCTGGCCTTCTCAGCTTCATTTTTAGCCAGCAGAGCTAATAATAGGAAGACTCTCACCGCCACTTGATCATGCCTATGAAGTGATCTGAGATTCTGAGAAATGGTGTTACAGGGAGACAAAACAATTCACTAAAAGATAAAAGTTCTCAGTGAATCAGAACACGCTGATCTCTCAGCCTTTGAGAGGCACAATAAAGAGCACAGGGTCTCGATGAGAACATAAATAATAATCTAGCAGATAATCCATAAAGTTATCTCCAGTTTCTGACATCAGATGACATTTTCACTGTTTCCTCATCCTCTTTGTGGATGAatgtttcaataaaataaaagtctcggggtgggaggtgggggtagggggagttTGAGCTCTTACTAATGACCGAGGGGAATTTAGTTAATACGGCGACAACATTAAAAGGAACTTAAGTTGAAAAACAACGTAAGCTTTTTTCTAACATGAGGATCCTTTGTGTAGCCTCATTAAGCTCTGAACTTCCCAGTCACAGCAGCTGTgggaaggttaaaagacaaaccACCAAAAAGGATCTTAAAAGTCCTGGAAACCAGGGTCAATTATGAGGCCAACTTTTcccactacaaaaacaaaaaaccctgtaaAAACCCTGTGGGATTTCTTGTTAGTAAGATAGTGACAGAGGGGAGTCAATAAAAACTTCCAGTACACTATTTCATGAAGATCTAGGCAGAAGAATTTACGTGCAGACATTTGTCTTCAGATAGCTTTATGTATTTTCAAAggttttaaattagaaaaacGTAGATTTTCTTCCTGCGGAAAAACCTGGAAAGCCTTCATTTGTGTATTTAAAGGGTACAGATGTACATTCTCGGGCTCGCTATCGCTGTCCCCAGTAGAATCCCATAATCCTGCTGAGCCACGAACCTGGGACCACTTCTTTTGAACGTGTACCGGCAAGTATTATTTTACTTTGTCCTTGGAGGTTACGGAAATCAGAAATTATTCTATCTACACCGTGCTAAGAGGCAAATTTGGCAATGAGCCAGCAAAGGAAAGAGAACCCAGTTTCCGTGATTCCTTAATGCTTACCCTCCTGTCACTTCCATCCTTTACACACAGTAAACACGTGACCCGTCTTCTCAGCTGTCACGATGGATTTGCATTTACCCACATGTGCAGGTAGCAGCAGTCACTACTGCCGTGGCTTGCTGAGGCTCAGGGCACAAGTCTGGGGCTGTGGAACAGAGCCAAGTAACGTGCCCACCGTGAGGAATGAAATCGCTATCTTGGGGTCAGGGCACAGTACTCAGGCGGCTAAGCTAACTGGCCAGGCTCCAAATGCAAGTGACAGCAACTGATAGAAAAAGCAGCTGTTGTGCAACAGGAGGCCGGAACAGCTGCCTCATCATCTAGTTCTGGTTCTGTATTCCTTTTCTACTTTGAATCACTTTAGTTGAGAAGACAAAGAATTTACCAGAATTTGATGGAATGCCAAATGCTAAATTGCAGGAAGACTGAATCAGTTCCACGCCTGTTCTCCCGGACGAACCCGGACTCAGTCTAACCTGACTTATGAGAGCTGAGGGCAGGCAGGGTGCTAATTATAGGACCAGCCCCTGTTCCTCATCCCATAAACAGCGAGTGCTGCACACACAGAGGCAACGGCTTATCTCACCATGGAGTCTGTGTCAGCTGGCTGGCTGGACTGCTTGTGGGCCAAGAGGATGTTCAGCACGGCCTTCCAGCCTGGCTCTGCCGCGGCACTGGCATCTGCCTCAGTTCTGCCATCCTCCCTGGTATCCTGGCCAAATGTGACATTCACCCAAGGGcaccagtctctgtgctgagaggtgGGATCAAAGAAGCTTCGGGAAGATGTGTCctgagaggaggaaaagaaacagtGTTGATGAAGGGCAGAGGCCACGTCAATCCAGAGAGGCACTGCTGTGACTTGTCCAGTTCAGAATCTCACAACTGCCCACATTTCCAATTTGATGTCTCCTTTAAACACTGCctatgtcggggcacctgggtggctcagctggttaagcatctgactttggctcaggtcgagatctcacggttcatgagttcaagccccgcatcaggcttgctgctgtgagtgcagagcctgcttgggatcctgtctccctcactctctgtccctccccagctcacgctctctctcaaaataaatacactttaaaaaaaaaatttgaacactGCCTACGTAGTGCCCACTCTCTTTCCAAATTCTTTCATTCCCTTTGTGTTAAATCAACAGCACCTGATCAGGTATGtcctcccatccccctgcccGCCCCATGTGCGTGAAATAGTTACTACCTCTGCAGAATCCATTCCAAAGAACTGAAATGACAAACCTCTTCAAGCTTTTTCCTTTTGGCCACCCAACTATCCCATCTTGAAACTTATTCACATTGTCTTCTCACAGCCACAGGACCACACCTGCTTCTCTGTACTACGCGGCGAGGGTCTGGCGTGCTATCTGCGCTCCACGACCTCTACACGCAGGTGGACTCACCGAGCTGCTAGAAGAGCAGAGGCGAGCCCGTTTGGCTCTCCGGAGAGGGCTAGATGGCACCTCCAGGCCAGTGCCGTCTCCTGTTCCCATACTTCGGGTCACAGGACGAGTTCTGGTGGTGGGGCTAGCAGCCTCTGGCTCAGGACGGTCAACGGGACTAGAAGAGTCCCAGCTCCGAGTTCGGGAGACGATCGGGCCTGGGCTCCTTTCAGcctgaaggaaagaagagggaggagaagtaCACCAATGATGGAAATGACTATGGTCAGAAGACGTATTTCTAGAAGCAGGTGCAAACAAATACGTCAACAGTTTAAACTGTGAGAATTTACTTTCTGAACTGTCGACATATCtaaactcttcaaaaaataatCGATTTTTATACAAAATCATGAATTTAGCTTCTGCGTTGCAACTGGTGAATAAAAACACGCGGTATTTTGATCACTGTGGTCAGAACTAAAGCTTCCCCACCTAAGTTAATCTCTAACTTTTCCACCACAACACTTTTGGcaagaatgcttttttttttttttttttaatgttcatttatttattttgagaaagtgtgagaaagcatgcatgagcagggggagaggcagagaaagaggaggagagaatcccaagcaggttcctcgctgtcagaacagagcttgacttggggcttGGTCTCAAGAACcactgagaacatgacctgagccaaaatcaagagtcggaagcttaaccaactgagacatccaggcaccccaagaacgcTTGCTtacttgctttattattttaaatgtttttttatttttgagggacagagcacgagcaggggaggggcagagagagagggagacacagaatcggaagcaggctccaggttctgagctgtcagcacagagcctgatgcggggctcaaactcatgaatcctgagatcatgacctgagccgaagtcagacgctcaagtcggactgagccaccgaggcgcccccgaGAATGCCGCTTTTAAAAAGGCcaccccggggcgcctgggtggcgcagtcggttaagcgtccgacttcagccaggtcacgatctcgcagtccgtgagttcgagccccgcgtcgggctctgggctgatggctcggagcctggagcctgtttccgattctgtgtttccctctctctatgaccctcccccgttcatgctctgtctctctctgtcccaaaaataaataaacgttgaaaaaaaaaaaaatttaaaaaggccaCCCCAACAAGCCAAGTAAGTCTATACCTGCTCGGGGCCAGGGGAAAATGTGGCATCCTGACTCCGAGTCATCATCCTCCGAGGAGATTCAGGCACCAGAGGGAAGCGCTCTGCCCGCCCCTCAGGGCCTTGGATGGGGGAGCTGGTCAGGCCAAACGACGCATCCAGTTCAGTCATGGAAGACTCCATCTGCTGGAAGCCCCAGAGCCCCACCTTCCTCGTACACTGTGAACAGCTTATCAAGGAGAGCTGCATGGGTTCCAGAGAAGAACTAGgtaggaacagaaaagagagtttTCTCAAAAGGTAACACTTCCAAGGGACTAAGTGTAATCATTTGTGAGAATGCTTTATCTCATCAAATAAGTCTCTGGAACAGTCCAGTGGATTGGGAATCATGGCATCTTGAGGCCCCTGTCCTCTGATCTCAGGACCCCAACTCCAGTGTCGCTCACAAAGTTCCTACAGAAAGATCTAATGGTCTTGGTGTCATCTCGAAGGCAAGACTACATTAAAggttattttataaatttcttctgttccttttaaatgaaaatattcctggggcacctggctggttcagtcagaagagcatgtaatttttgatctcagggtcttgagttcaagccccacaatgggtgtagagataacttaaataaactttaaaataaacaaacaaaccttaaataaaaaatatccctTGATCTATCAAAGAATGAGTAGTTAAGGTAAATCAAGATTGGTTCaaacagttttttggttttttaatattttatttttaagttatctctatacctaacagggctggaactcataatcctgagatcaagagttgaatgctctaccgactgagccagccaggtgtcccagttcCAACAGTTTTCTATCTCAGAGGGAGTCTATGCTAAATTGAGCAGCTGGAATAGAAATACCAACATGGAGGCTCAGAGGACTCTGGCTGACGTTTCCTTTGGTAGTTTTTATGAACTcaactgatttttcttcctttctataaaCAGAAAGGAGCTTCACTGCTTACAGGAGCACAAATTCCCAGCTGGGAAgcgatagtaaaaaaaaaacaaaaacaaaaacaaaaaccaaagttcAGGTGTGTCCAAGAATTCCCGCGTTCTAATTCTGGAACTGTTACTGATTCTTATCATCCCCTCACCACCCTCTTAGGTTTTCTTTGTCTGCTTTTCTGACAGGAAAGCACCATGTGATCTACAAATACTATCAGTGACTGATGTAAACCAGTGTATGACGGTGTCAAAGTTCATGTCACCCTGCAAATTCACCGACTGACCTGCATGCCCAGCCgcacagagagaggacacaggcaGTGACGTGCACTTGGATGTCTGAGCCTAATTTGCTTACAGCTTTTCTCTCATCCGTTCGGTGATCAAGTTCGTCTTCAAGCAGGTGCAGGAGAAGACTGATCTTGTCTTCTGTCAAGCACTATAAAGGAACCAAGGTTCCTTAAATTAAATGTCCAACCACAAAAATGACATATAACGATGTACTTAGATGGTACAACGCAAAAATCATGAAAGAAGTGCCAAACACTAAGACAATTCTCTTCATTACGGAAGGCTTACTTCCAGGACAGGGCTAAGGTATTACAAACCTTTCTGAATTGCTCTGAATCTACCGACTGAGAAAGGTAGCAGTTTTCCTAGAACTACTAAATCTTTTCTTAGTactaatttgttttcaatttaccAATtgcaggggcacatgggtagctcggtcagttgggcgcccaagtcttgattttggctcagatcatgatttcacgattcATGGGACTGAGTTCCctgttgggctccaagctgacgtgaggagcctgcttgggattctctctctcctttcagcccctcccccacctcgctctctcaaaataaataaattaacttaaaaaaaatcaatttacaagagtgccttggtggctcagtcctttaagcacctgactcttgatttcagctcagatcatgatctgaccatTGGGGagattgggttctgcgctgacagtgagaagcctccttggggttctctttctccctctctctctgcccttcccctgcacgtgcactctctctcgcaaaaaaaGATACTTACCAATTGCGGATTTTCTCTCAAACCTCTACACTTCAAACCAAAATAGGAAAAACAGATTACTATTTATATCTTGACCTGACCCTAAATTTACTTCTTGACAAAATGAGAACTTACCAAGGTCTTTATTTTTGTACTAAGAATAATAAAGAACTGACAAGGTGAACAAAAAAGCTGCCTTGGCTAGGGACAAGGGACATTTATAATAGGCACAGAGGGTAACACTTCAGTTAAAATCCAAATGGCCTCGCAACTTGAAGAAGCAAAATAATAGCTACTATTTCCTACAGTAAAGCTTGTCTCCAGAGTGTGTGCAGGGCGATGAAACAGGACACTAGATAGGGACACTAAAGATAGGGCAGAGCATTTCTAATTTCTACTCACAGGGGAGAAGGGAGTTTATAACTTCTGGAgtattttctttgggaaatga from Prionailurus viverrinus isolate Anna chromosome A2, UM_Priviv_1.0, whole genome shotgun sequence encodes the following:
- the ZC3HC1 gene encoding zinc finger C3HC-type protein 1, with protein sequence MAAPSEGQAFAAGLEKNWGAVIRSPEGTPQKVRQLIDEGIAPEEGGAEAKDTSATFHSVNGSPQAEQPPLESTSKEAFFSRVETFSSLKWAGKPSELSPLVCAKYGWVTVECDMLKCSSCQAFLCASLQPAFDFDRYKDRCAELKKALCTAHEKFCFWPDSPSPDRFGMLPLDEPAVLVSEFLDRFQSLCHLDLQLPSLRPEDLKTMCLTEDKISLLLHLLEDELDHRTDERKAVSKLGSDIQVHVTACVLSLCGWACSSSLEPMQLSLISCSQCTRKVGLWGFQQMESSMTELDASFGLTSSPIQGPEGRAERFPLVPESPRRMMTRSQDATFSPGPEQAERSPGPIVSRTRSWDSSSPVDRPEPEAASPTTRTRPVTRSMGTGDGTGLEVPSSPLRRAKRARLCSSSSSDTSSRSFFDPTSQHRDWCPWVNVTFGQDTREDGRTEADASAAAEPGWKAVLNILLAHKQSSQPADTDSMSLSEKSRKVFRIFRQWESLCSS